A window of Rhizoctonia solani chromosome 5, complete sequence genomic DNA:
aaaactaGAGATAAAGGGTTTGtaaaaaaatagtagaaatatcagaaacaagaggcaaatccagtggtataagtTAGGAGGCTTATAACATGATCCTTCTGCCTTCACCTTTACCTTTCTTTGAGCCACTGACAACTTTTGATTTTGCTTTTCTAAGTCAACAGTATGTCAGTAAGTTATGAAATTATCAACACACTTTCTCACTTTGTATAACAGCAGGGGGAATGCCCCCATTCTCCTGCTCATTCCCCCTGCCTCCTCTGTATTCTTTGTCCTCACTCCTGCTAGCCAATTTATCCAGACTGGAATCTTTGCCCCCCaatgtcatgccctagaggcgtgaccaccttagaatccactaagtcaaagaaatagtgaatatatgcgctattttcatgaagattcatggatatatgcatgttaTGCTatataagcgctgagcgcaTATTATGTAAGCCAATCACAcaacctttagtcatgtgatcacatctttcttatctttggtcatgtgaccttatctttgttattgtgtttgttaCTGTACGTACTATtccctctccttgttgaacagataaggagggttctgagagccttaagcctcagaactcaacctcttatccctttgCACatctacctaccctaagacatacaattaagagtattgcctgagagcataccagtcactgtcaaaggtcccttgccctgctatctttatagcattagtgcactttactctatcaggtcttgtcctaccccttcctggcattgccttgaTCATTATTAGGccctacttgctgataagtcctatattaggcaatagcttgttaggttttaccatctggtagttgttggctctgacacccAAGTTGGAATTTTTCCTGCTTGAGTCCAAGTCTGAGCTTGAATCAGATCCTGCATACATTGTGAGTACTGCACCATTATTTAGTACTTTAGCCACTTTACCTTCCCCCAAGTTGCTCAGGTAAGACTCCTCCACTGCTTGTGAGCATGTTGCTATGACACAAGGTGAGCAAATGCTGCCCATAGTTTGTTCCATTTGTGCTTACCACTTGAAAAGTCTGGTGCATGCAAGGGAATACTGCGTGGCAGAGGTATGTCCACCATAGGCCTCCACACAGAAGACTCAGGGGTGGGGTATACAGAGTTAGCACAAGGGTCTGGAACTTTGGTGAGCGTTGATTTCAATAGCATACATTTCACTCACAAGTATCCCAAGGGGGCACAGGACCATCCATATACAGCCCAAGAAAGGCTCTGTGAGCACCCATGCTTGATGCCTCTCCCCCAATCCAAGCCACCAGGATTAGGAGGCGGTACACACGGGGGATGAAGCATTCTCTTCTGCACTGCTTTTGACGCTGACATAATTTTTGTGATTTAAATAGAACACAAGCACAAGTTGAACTAAGCAGTTGTGGTGGGAGGGAGAAGCTGAAGGGCAGGTTGCACTGTCCAAACATTTTCATTTGAATATAGGTACAAACAACGCACACACAGCAAAATGAAGCATAAAGGTGTCCTGATTTAGCAAAGGGATTTACATGGGGACTAAATTAGGAAAGATTGTGTAAtatacaaatatatgcaaatATATGCAGTGGATTAAAGTGATACAATGTGTGCAGGCAAGCAGCAGTGGTCAAATGTCTAATCTGGACAAGAGTCAGATCAGTCTAAGATTGGGCCAGATAACCAGTGTCATTCTGAACCTGGCCTTGCCTGATCTATTGAATCTAATCTGCAAGTGATCTACATCTTATCTAAGTCCAACCTGACCCTTTCCTAAGTCCAACCGGTCAGCCCAGCCTCAGAAAAAAAACAGCTGAAGTGCTGTGTACATGGCACTCCCAAATGCACTGTGTCTGACAGAGGCACCACTttcaactccaagttcttCAAGGCACTCTACAAATCACTGCAAACTGCTCCCAGCTTCTCAATTGCTTATCATGTGCAATCTGATGGACAAACTGAGTTCAAGAACCGGTGGCTTGAGGTTTATTTGCACCCTTTCATCAATCACAGGCAATTAGACTGGGTGGATTGGCTCCTGCTGGCTGAATATGCTTGCAACAATGCCAGAAGTgaagcaacaggcaaatcacCATTTGACATTGTGTATGGCTGCTCTTCTGTCATCTCAACAGCTCTGGAACCTGCTGGATCACCAGTAGCTAATGATAGAGCTCAGCAACTAGCTGAGACTATTCAGGAAGTAcaggcatcaatcaaatgggcACAGGAGAGCTACAAAGAGGCAGTCAGTGGCAAACCACTTCCTGAGCTCAATCCTGTAGACAAGGTTTGGCTGCTGGCTTCCAATATTGCATTTTAGACACCCAAAAGAAAGCTAGACCATGAACATTAGGCCCCTTCTCTGTCTTGTACAGGGTGGGAtcctgtcctggacatggtcacatgaccagtacaagtggttgcatgctggcccaagcccaaatttggggggtagcaggtgtaatcatgggttgtcagcagaggaataatagggctctatggcttagtggtcaagctggttcaattccagctagttctattttcctctgtttatgacagatCCCATGCCTATTGCCTGGCTCTCCCTGAAACCAAGAAAATCCATGATGTCTTCCGTGTGAGCTTGTCGTCTGTTGTTGATTAGGACACAATGTGTGATTGCACATTCATTCCCCACCACCTGTGATCATggcagaaggagaagagcAGTATTTGGTAGACAAATTGCTTAATTGGGCAGCAGAGGATGGAATTTGGAAGTACAGGGTcagatggaagggatatgcgCCCTGTGAGGACACATGGGAGCCAGCCAAGGATCTACAGTATTGCAAGCACAAATTGCACCACTTCTTTGCcaaccacccagatgccctGGCCGCCAATGACCCTAATCCTGCAAATGAATGGAGGGTTGAAAGAGGCAAGCTGGTCAAACAGTCCAGCAACTCCAAAACTGCCTGCTTTGCTGTTTTATAAGCCTCCACTGCCAAAACACACCCTGCCAAGCTCTTATTGCACTTTCTGCTATCCCAGTATGCCTGTCTTCAGCTCTATTGACGTCTTGGCTTTATAACCTTTGCCTCAAGATTGACTGCTACACACCATGAATGGCCTATGAGTGGTGAGAGCACACTTGGGCAGCTCTGCCCACATTGCCTGTGCTCTGATGAGTGCTAGCATTGGCAAGAAAGTCAGGCCTTTTGAGCATGGTGTCTTAAAGGACCCTAAGCAGGGATTCCTCTACTGGCTCAATTCCAAGGGCAAAGAAGACTCAGATACACTGTATGGGAAACAAGAATATTGCTGATGGCCTTTCATTGCCTCCTATCCAGGTGCCAGAGACCTAGCACAGTGGTATTACCACTGGCTTGCTACCCCACCTCTCACAGTCTCCACACCTAGTTCTGCAAGGGAGCTGACTTGGGGAGACACAATGAGAGACTCAGAAGTATCTGGGATGGAACAATGAGGAGATCAGAAGGGATGTGGAAACATTTGAGGGGATTTGGAATGCAGAGCTGTTTATTTTTGAAGAATCACTTACTGTTGATTGCTGTTTGTGGATGTAAGCAGCCATTTGTTGCTGCCTGAGGACCTTTTGAGCAGGGGTGGGGGAATGTCattgtcatgagcctcacctcttGACATGTCTGTATGCTCTGTTGCTTCCTCTTGCCCCCTAGTGTTTCCTTTCTTCTAAGTTTGTGGTCTTCCTGATTCTTTCCCCTCCCTTGCACTTATTCTGGACTTACTCtgttctaagtgcttctatcttgcatATATTGCTGTGCACTAACCTGGCACACTGTGCAGAGCTTCTTAGACATGTGCTCTGTCCTCCATGTCAGTTATACAGCCTGGATGCTGCACCCTCTTATGCTTTTACGCCCTTTTTGTCACAACCACAAATGAaatgattgctgtgagataaTGAGGCAATTCACACAAATGAGAAAGTGGGAAactgacaaggtgaattgttcttgagGTTTCCAGggcaattcacagtcttcttttaaaACAAATATGAAAAAGCAGTATATACATAGAAAGGTGCGGCATCCTGGCCATACAACTGGGAGAGCACAAGTCTAAGAAGCTCTATACCAAAAGCTGGGCCTATGCTCAACAAGacaagcaagatagaagcacttatgtcatgagccttacctcctgacatgattatgtgttgcctgtcacttccttcctccccccagtgtatttgtctggggaactcatctgtatccatctcatctgtttgcatagttcctatcttccctgtttatgttcttcccacttCCTTGTCCTCTCCTTGCACTTAGTCCGGACTTATTCtgctctaagtgcttctatcttgcttatcctgCTGCGCACCGGCCcggttcaatgtgtagagcttctgagccatttgctctatcttgcttcccaGTTGTGCCGCCCAGACACTGTCTCTTCTCTTTGTTTTACCCCCTTGtactttgttataaaagaagactgtgaattggcttggaaaccccaagaacagtTCACCTTGCCAATTTCCCACTTTCTgatctgtgtgaattgtctcattATCTCACAGCAATTGTTTTAtccttggttgtgacattgtgaattgttctttcctGGCTGTAGCCAATCTATCAATCTGGACATCACTCAGGTTCTCATCCCCACCTTTACTTCTTACAGTGCTCTTATCCATTGCCACAGAGTGCACTGGGTTATTGCACACTGCCAACTAGGCTACCCTCACATTGATTCAGAAAGACCTGAGCTCTTTTACCTCAATACACCCCTCAGATTGCATGTAGTTTGAATCAGATGCTATGGCAGATGCCAGATCACACAAATTGTCAATGGCCTCACTTGCATCAAGGCAGGCATCCCCTCTTATCACTCCAGCCACACTAGAAGGACTTTCCAATGCACCTACAAGTTGCAGAAGGGTTGCACTCCACCCAGAAATCCTCTGGTAGCAAGATGATGCTACAAAACTCAATCACCTGCACAGATATCTCATAGGCAACAATACCAGCAGCAGATCTCAACCCCCAGTGCTCCACAGATCACTGGAGAAGAACACAGTGCATCTTATCAGCTGCCTAGATGCCTGGAAACAAATCATGTTGCAGGATGTTACACAAGCAGTAGAGAGCGCAATTCAGCACCTTCTGACTGTCCCCAGCAGCATAGATCCATACACACCTCCCAGAAGAATCTTCACAGTCATAGACAACACCCTCAAGGCCCCTTCTGGCTCAGGCAgctcaggcaacaaggacttctTAGTCCCTATCAAGGATGAGCCTGACCCAAAAGGAAAAAGG
This region includes:
- a CDS encoding Retrotransposable element Tf2 protein, whose protein sequence is MLDASPPIQATRIRRRGTTFNSKFFKALYKSLQTAPSFSIAYHVQSDGQTEFKNRWLEVYLHPFINHRQLDWVDWLLLAEYACNNARSEATGKSPFDIVYGCSSVISTALEPAGSPVANDRAQQLAETIQEVQASIKWAQESYKEAVSGKPLPELNPVDKVWLLASNIAF